The region ACGGCCATCCGCGCGTCGCTCGCGAGACACTCCCGGCCAACGGCGATCTCGTCGACGCCGATCTGCTCGAGTTCCGCGACGATTCGGTCGGTCGTCCGAAACTCGCGCCAGCCGGGTTCGGGATGGCGGTGAAACTCCCGACGGAGTTCCGACAGCCCAGTGCGTACGTCGTGGGACATTCTTGGCGGTGATAGGAACGGACCCCACTTAATCGTACTCGATACTCGAATACGCGGAGAAGACTCGGAAACGTGGAGATACCGGTGAGATCGGTGAGCGAGTCAGCCGAGGTACGCCGTCGCGTCCAGTTCGACACGAACGTTTTCGGGAAGCCTCGAGACCTCGACGCAGACGCGGGCAGGCGGTGCCTCGCCGAATTTCTCGCCGTAAGCCTCGTTGACCCGCTTGTAGTCCGCGAGGTCGGTCAGGTAGACGGTGACTTTGACGACGTCCGCGAGGCCGTCGCCGCCGGCTTCCTCGACCACGCTCGCGATGTTCTCGAGGACGCGGTCGGTCTGGGCCTGAATGTCCCCTTCCACGACGTCGCCCGTCTCGGGATCGGCGGGGCCGTA is a window of Natronorubrum sediminis DNA encoding:
- a CDS encoding Rid family detoxifying hydrolase, giving the protein MSDTEPIETDGAPSNDNPYSQGVLAGDTLYVSGYGPADPETGDVVEGDIQAQTDRVLENIASVVEEAGGDGLADVVKVTVYLTDLADYKRVNEAYGEKFGEAPPARVCVEVSRLPENVRVELDATAYLG